The Coregonus clupeaformis isolate EN_2021a chromosome 13, ASM2061545v1, whole genome shotgun sequence genome includes a region encoding these proteins:
- the LOC121579773 gene encoding autophagy-related protein 101: MNCRSEALEVSVEGRQVDEAMLALLHTILLHRSTGKFHYKKEGTYSIGTVGTQDIDCDFIDFSFVRVSSDELDRVIRKAVGEFKDAMGNGTDGMGQISLEFYQKKKSRWPFSDECIPWEVWSIKVNVVNLANEQERQICREKVGEKLGEKVINIVEVINRHEYLPKMPTQSEVDNVFDTSLKDVQPYLYKITFQITDTLGTSVSTTMRRLIKDTLAL; encoded by the exons ATGAACTGCCGTTCGGAGGCTCTGGAAGTGTCGGTGGAGGGAAGACAGGTCGACGAGGCCATGTTGGCTCTGTTACACACTATATTACTGCATCGCAGCACTGGGAAATTTCATTACAAGAAAGAGGGCACCTACTCCATTGGCACTGTTGGCACACAGGACATTGACTGCGACTTCATTGATTTCAGTTTTGTTCGTGTTTCTTCAGATGAGCTTGACAGGGTCATCAGGAAAGCAGTAGGAGAATTCAAG GATGCCATGGGAAATGGGACAGATGGAATGGGACAAATCTCACTGGAGTTCTACCAGAAAAAAAAGTCCCGGTGGCCTTTCTCCGATGAGTGTATTCCCTGGGAGGTCTGGAGCATTAAGGTCAATGTCGTCAACCTGGCCAACGAGCAGGAGAGACAGATCTGCCGGGAGAAAGTGGGCGAGAAGCTGGGTGAGAAGGTGATCAACATCGTGGAGGTGATCAACCGGCACGAGTACCTACCCAAGATGCCCACCCAGTCGGAAGTGGACAATGTGTTCGACACCAGCCTCAAAGACGTCCAGCCTTACCTGTACAAAATCACTTTTCAGATCACTGATACGCTGGGCACCTCAGTGAGCACCACCATGAGAAGGCTAATAAAAGACACCTTAGCACTGTGA
- the LOC121579774 gene encoding zinc finger and BTB domain-containing protein 21 gives MESRLPHTHQNSDIKSLVCSVETERMHRVRMESLVHYSNPSHGLSVLGVLNEQRLRGQLCDTVLVVGDQRYQAHMSVLAASSEYFQSLFTRRLSETHKVIQLDFCEPDAFEVVLNYIYSSSLFVDRGSLAAIQEMGYSLGIPFLTNIMSTRPHVSYCVSRKMLSFSEEVDNDSQPRSVIMRQNRGGDAPGPSRYGSNYQGEPSGHRKPNESARNTASNPRKSAEAIGEGSDSKPICSYASILKGKTLSRTGSSVRPQLTSSVSFSESPTVMLQTESDLSTKEEEEEQRLYRPKPTFQGQAGEPSQTIDRSGPLIKSLLRRSLSMDSPVPVFSPTLELNKLQGRVQSVVKMVAKTEEGTETEHKHSVKVVPPLLLRSRHHSRYDDEEETQGEEFNVKTEPSSPLSDPSEIIRITVGDSLSVNLKDIEMNFDQGPTKPFYNLPGKRKVRKENRRYPFKKSKGVNKHDLPREDDDDDMSESVPHNSNMDDNDGDWTDEPRQSKMFKCWNCLKVFRSKAGLHRHVNMYHNPDKPYACDICHKRFHTNFKVWTHCQTQHGVVQNPASSSSSFQLDEKFQRKLIDIVREREIKKALLMKLRRNKQSQVFAKKGGLRSRSNLICPYCGKTFLFLSQFKQHLKTHPMERANQETEREGSLCQKDQDQPDQRENTDTEVYSCRLCNEKLSSHFEQGDHERGCRHATVCPYCGLRFSSPAVKKEHEAHCKYKKLTCLECMRTFKSSFSIWRHQVEVHNHNIMTVKEQLSHQEINGEAFDHLGRPLHTQESVGALSSREDIIYSDSSGPPMFDSEDSSSFVPEDLSVSQHKNDHHGELTVKEEPIEEAVSEREDMTSGASIEPEEPGVWPCEKCGKLFGGHKDLERHQELLCHIKPFICHICNKAFRTNFRLWSHFQSHMSTSDEHGVREIDDRRPSSPSPSPPPPVTQATGRPAPQVSPPKPMEAEPVVAKSVVAKEEEKPGSSSSMPRTKRPEMDRSYSSPLPKTDSVDNPLTPQESETFFYHAPTLSALTFKRQYMCKLCHRTFKTAFSLWSHEQSHN, from the exons ATGGAATCACGACTACCACACACTCACCAGAATTCTGATATAAAGTCTTTAGTGTGCTCCGTGGAAACAGAACGAATGCATAGGG TCAGAATGGAGAGTCTGGTGCACTATAGTAATCCCTCCCACGGCCTCTCTGTGCTGGGGGTGCTCAACGAGCAGCGCCTGAGGGGGCAGCTCTGTGACACAGTCTTGGTTGTGGGGGATCAGAGGTACCAGGCCCACATGAGTGTGCTTGCCGCCAGCAGTGAGTATTTCCAATCCCTGTTCACACGGAGGCTGTCTGAGACCCACAAAGTGATACAGTTGGACTTCTGTGAGCCTGACGCCTTTGAGGTAGTGCTGAATTACATATACTCATCCTCCCTCTTCGTGGACAGAGGCAGCCTGGCAGCCATCCAGGAGATGGGCTACAGTCTAGGAATCCCCTTTCTAACCAACATCATGTCAACAAGGCCGCATGTGTCCTACTGCGTTTCCAGAAAAATGTTGTCCTTCTCAGAGGAAGTTGACAATGACAGCCAGCCGAGGAGTGTCATTATGCGCCAGAACCGAGGTGGTGATGCTCCCGGCCCCAGTCGCTACGGTTCAAATTATCAAGGAGAGCCCTCAGGACACAGGAAACCAAACGAATCAGCCAGGAACACTGCATCCAATCCCAGAAAATCAGCTGAAGCAATTGGTGAGGGTTCTGATAGCAAGCCCATCTGTTCATATGCCTCCATCTTAAAGGGGAAGACATTATCACGCACAGGGTCATCAGTAAGGCCACAGCTCACCTCCTCAGTCTCCTTCAGTGAATCTCCAACAGTCATGTTACAGACTGAGTCTGATCTAAGcactaaagaagaggaggaggagcagaggctCTACAGACCCAAACCAACATTTCAGGGCCAGGCAGGGGAGCCTAGCCAGACCATTGACAGGAGTGGCCCACTCATAAAAAGCCTGCTGCGCAGATCATTATCCATGGACAGTCCCGTCCCAGTCTTCTCCCCCACACTGGAGCTCAATAAGCTGCAAGGCCGAGTACAGTCGGTTGTTAAGATGGTGGCAAAGACAGAGGAAGGGACTGAGACAGAGCACAAACACAGTGTGAAAGTGGTTCCGCCACTTCTTCTCAGGTCAAGGCACCACAGTAGGTATGATGATGAAGAAGAAACTCAGGGAGAGGAGTTCAATGTGAAGACAGAGCCTAGCAGCCCACTGTCTGACCCCTCAGAGATCATTAGAATCACAGTGGGGGATTCTCTATCAGTCAACCTAAAAGACATTGAAATGAATTTCGACCAAGGCCCTACTAAGCCATTTTATAATCTCCCTGGAAAGAGAAAGGTGAGAAAAGAGAACAGAAGGTACCCATTCAAAAAGTCCAAAGGGGTGAACAAACATGATTTACCACGTGAAGATGATGACGACGACATGTCAGAATCTGTacctcacaactccaacatggaCGACAATGATGGAGACTGGACTGATGAGCCCAGGCAGAGCAAGATGTTTAAATGCTGGAACTGTTTGAAAGTGTTCAGATCCAAAGCTGGACTGCACCGCCATGTTAACATGTATCACAACCCAGATAAGCCATATGCTTGTGACATCTGCCACAAACGCTTCCACACCAACTTCAAAGTCTGGACCCACTGCCAAACCCAGCACGGAGTGGTACAAAACCCTGCTTCATCCTCCAGTTCGTTCCAGCTGGATGAAAAGTTTCAGAGGAAGCTGATTGATATtgtgcgagagagagaaataaagaaagcTTTGCTCATGAAGCTGAGGAGGAATAAGCAGTCTCAGGTGTTTGCCAAAAAAGGTGGCCTGAGATCAAGGTCAAATTTGATATGCCCTTACTGTGGGAAAACGTTTTTGTTTCTGTCTCAGTTCAAGCAGCATTTGAAGACACACCCTATGGAGAGAGCCAAccaagagactgagagagagggcaGTCTCTGccaaaaggaccaggaccagcccGATCAAAGAGAGAACACAGACACAGAGGTTTACTCCTGCAGGCTCTGCAATGAGAAGCTGTCCTCTCACTTTGAGCAGGGAGACCACGAGAGGGGCTGTCGACACGCAACCGTGTGCCCGTACTGTGGCCTCCGATTCTCCAGCCCAGCGGTTAAAAAAGAGCACGAAGCACACTGCAAGTACAAGAAACTGACCTGCCTGGAGTGCATGCGGACCTTCAAGTCCTCCTTTAGCATATGGAGACACCAGGTGGAGGTTCACAACCACAACATTATGACTGTTAAGGAGCAGCTGAGCCATCAGGAAATCAATGGAGAAGCATTTGACCACCTCGGAAGGCCGCTCCATACCCAGGAATCTGTGGGAGCGCTGAGCTCCAGAGAGGACATCATCTACAGTGACTCCTCAGGTCCGCCTATGTTCGACTCAGAGGATTCTTCATCATTCGTGCCCGAGGACTTGAGTGTTAGCCAGCATAAGAACGACCATCACGGCGAGCTGACAGTCAAGGAGGAGCCCATTGAGGAGGCCGTGAGCGAGAGGGAGGATATGACGTCTGGGGCCTCCATCGAGCCCGAGGAGCCAGGTGTTTGGCCATGCGAAAAATGTGGCAAGCTCTTCGGTGGCCACAAAGATCTGGAGCGCCACCAGGAGCTGCTGTGCCACATCAAACCCTTCATCTGTCACATCTGCAATAAAGCCTTCAGGACCAACTTCCGCCTTTGGAGCCACTTCCAGTCCCACATGTCCACCTCCGACGAACATGGAGTGAGAGAGATCGATGACAGGCGCCCttcgtctccctccccctcaccaCCACCGCCGGTCACACAAGCAACTGGACGTCCTGCCCCACAAGTTTCTCCACCTAAACCAATGGAGGCAGAGCCAGTGGTAGCTAAATCTGTGGTAGCGAAGGAGGAAGAGAAGCCTGGAAGCTCGTCATCAATGCCCAGGACCAAGAGGCCAGAGATGGACAGATCATACAGTAGCCCCCTACCCAAGACGGATAGTGTGGATAATCCTCTCACCCCTCAGGAATCAGAAACCTTTTTTTACCATGCCCCCACTCTCTCTGCCCTCACGTTTAAGAGGCAGTACATGTGTAAGCTCTGCCACAGGACATTCAAGACTGCCTTTAGTCTTTGGAGCCATGAGCAGAGCCACAATTAA